A DNA window from Theobroma cacao cultivar B97-61/B2 chromosome 5, Criollo_cocoa_genome_V2, whole genome shotgun sequence contains the following coding sequences:
- the LOC18598018 gene encoding heavy metal-associated isoprenylated plant protein 3 produces the protein MGEQKEGAKPEAEKKPAADAGAKKDDGTVTAVYKIDMHCEGCAKKIKRAIKHYEGVEDVKADSGANKLTVTGKVDPAKVRDRLAEKTKKKVDLISPQPKKDAGPAAGGVGDKKPDAEKKPEGKKEEKKEEKKPPKESTVVLKIRTHCDGCIHKIRKIIKKVAGVQSVDVDGAKDLVTVKGTMDVKDLVPYLKEKLKRSVDMVAPKKDAGGEKKDAGGENKDKGKGDAAGGEKKEGGGEKKEGGGEKKEGGEKKEGGGGGEAKMEVSKMEYHGYPYPPQPMYWSDGHMYGPSYAVEGYQNHPHEYGYVNHGYANQGYMHPGYANQGYMMDPRHHYAPQMFSDENPNACSIM, from the exons ATGGGTGAG CAAAAAGAAGGAGCTAAACCTGAAGCCGAGAAAAAGCCTGCCGCCGATGCCGGCGCTAAGAAAGATGACGGCACGGTCACCGCCGTTTACAAGATTGATATGCATTGTGAAGGATGTGCCAAGAAGATCAAACGCGCGATTAAGCATTATGAAg GTGTGGAAGATGTGAAGGCGGATAGTGGAGCCAACAAACTAACGGTGACTGGCAAAGTGGATCCCGCCAAAGTCAGAGATAGATTGGCTGAGAAAACCAAGAAGAAAGTGGACCTAATCTCTCCTCAGCCTAAGAAAGATGCCGGCCCAGCGGCCGGTGGTGTTGGTGATAAAAAACCCGACGCTGAGAAGAAACCTgaagggaaaaaagaagaaaagaaagaagagaaaaaaccACCTAAAgag AGTACGGtggttttaaagattagaACACATTGTGACGGTTGCATTCACAAAATTCGGAAAATCATCAAGAAGGTCGCTG GAGTTCAATCAGTGGACGTGGATGGAGCAAAAGATTTAGTAACCGTAAAAGGCACAATGGACGTGAAAGACCTCGTTCCTTATCTCAAGGAGAAGTTGAAACGAAGCGTCGACATGGTTGCCCCTAAGAAAGACGCCGGAGGTGAGAAAAAAGACGCCGGAGGTGAGAACAAAGACAAAGGAAAAGGTGATGCCGCCGGCGGCGAGAAGAAGGAAGGCGGCGGAGAGAAGAAGGAAGGCGGtggagagaaaaaagaaggcGGTGAGAAGAAAGAAGGTGGTGGCGGTGGTGAAGCGAAGATGGAGGTGAGCAAGATGGAGTATCATGGATATCCATATCCTCCACAGCCAATGTACTGGTCTGATGGACACATGTACGGTCCGAGTTACGCGGTTGAGGGATATCAGAATCACCCTCACGAGTACGGATACGTGAATCATGGTTACGCGAACCAAGGGTATATGCATCCTGGGTACGCGAACCAAGGGTACATGATGGACCCGCGGCACCACTACGCGCCTCAGATGTTCAGTGACGAGAATCCCAACGCGTGCTCGATCATGTGA